The following are encoded together in the Tistrella mobilis genome:
- a CDS encoding LysR family transcriptional regulator, protein MDGLGRLTLFLQVAEAGSFVAASRRLGISASAVGKGIARLEERLGVTLFRRTTRSLSLTDEGLLFLERCRRILSEIEAVELELERRATTPRGRLRVALPLVHHLLLPALAAFNAAHPGIELHLDFSDRLVDLVEEGFDVAIRTGPLADSRLKSRLIGRFRLILVAAPDYLARHGTPAGPDDLADHLCLHHRFAQTGRLEPWPVPETVPLPESVVATTVEALLHLALAGRGITCLPDFTVAADLAAGRLVQVLPDKAVHDGVIQAVWPASRQASPRVRAFVDVLHDHLKT, encoded by the coding sequence ATGGACGGGCTCGGCAGATTGACCCTGTTCCTGCAGGTCGCGGAAGCGGGCAGCTTCGTTGCCGCCTCGCGCCGGCTCGGCATTTCCGCCTCGGCGGTGGGCAAGGGCATCGCCCGGCTGGAGGAGCGGCTGGGTGTCACCCTGTTCCGCCGCACCACCCGCAGTCTCAGCCTCACCGATGAGGGGCTGCTGTTCCTGGAACGCTGCCGGCGGATCCTGAGCGAGATCGAGGCGGTGGAACTGGAGCTTGAGCGGCGGGCGACCACCCCGCGTGGCCGGCTGCGTGTCGCGCTGCCGCTGGTGCATCACCTGCTGCTGCCGGCGCTGGCCGCGTTCAATGCCGCCCATCCCGGGATCGAACTGCATCTCGATTTCTCAGACCGGCTGGTCGATCTGGTCGAAGAAGGTTTCGACGTCGCCATCCGAACCGGGCCGCTGGCGGATTCCCGGCTGAAGAGCCGGTTGATCGGCCGCTTCCGTCTGATCCTGGTCGCGGCCCCGGACTATCTGGCCCGCCACGGCACGCCCGCAGGGCCGGATGATCTGGCGGATCATCTCTGCCTGCATCACCGCTTCGCCCAGACCGGCCGGCTGGAGCCCTGGCCGGTGCCCGAAACCGTGCCGCTGCCTGAAAGCGTGGTCGCAACCACGGTGGAGGCCCTGCTGCATCTGGCGCTGGCCGGGCGCGGCATCACCTGCCTGCCGGATTTCACCGTCGCCGCCGATCTGGCGGCCGGCCGCCTGGTTCAGGTGCTGCCCGACAAGGCGGTGCATGACGGGGTGATACAGGCGGTCTGGCCGGCCAGCCGTCAGGCCTCACCCAGGGTGCGGGCCTTCGTCGACGTGCTGCATGATCATCTGAAGACCTGA
- a CDS encoding branched-chain amino acid ABC transporter permease, protein MTDLLQLTVYGIVLGSIFALGAVGLSLVYAILRFPHFAHGDFMTLGAYISLAIVTTFGVPPIIALPFGAAGAVLFAIAVDQTIYRRLRKTQPVILLISSVGTALILRALLQMIFGSETQVYQSGIQMPVRLGDIRVKPAHFMIVGVAAFLVLALHLFLQKTRVGKAMRAMSDNRDLAQVTGISVDRIVIWTWAIGIALAATAGVLLGMDTRLHPTMGWNILLPVFAAAILGGIGSPYGAIAGGLVIGIVQEWSTMVISPAYKPAVAFAIMVVMLLVRPTGLFAGRKV, encoded by the coding sequence ATGACCGATCTCCTTCAGCTCACCGTCTATGGCATCGTGCTGGGCAGCATCTTCGCGCTGGGTGCCGTGGGTCTGTCGCTGGTCTATGCGATCCTGCGCTTCCCGCATTTCGCCCATGGCGACTTCATGACGCTCGGCGCCTATATCTCGCTCGCCATCGTCACCACCTTCGGCGTGCCGCCGATCATCGCCCTGCCCTTCGGCGCCGCCGGTGCGGTGCTGTTCGCCATTGCCGTCGACCAGACCATCTATCGCCGCCTGCGCAAGACCCAGCCGGTCATCCTGCTGATCTCGTCGGTCGGCACCGCGCTGATCCTGCGCGCCCTGCTGCAGATGATCTTCGGCTCCGAAACCCAGGTCTATCAGTCGGGCATTCAGATGCCGGTGCGGCTGGGCGACATCCGGGTCAAGCCGGCGCATTTCATGATCGTGGGCGTCGCCGCCTTCCTGGTGCTGGCGTTGCACCTGTTCCTGCAGAAGACCCGGGTCGGCAAGGCCATGCGCGCGATGAGCGACAATCGCGATCTGGCGCAGGTCACCGGCATTTCGGTCGACCGGATCGTGATCTGGACCTGGGCGATCGGCATCGCCCTTGCCGCCACCGCCGGCGTTCTGCTGGGCATGGACACCCGCCTGCACCCGACCATGGGCTGGAACATCCTGCTGCCGGTCTTTGCCGCCGCGATCCTGGGCGGCATCGGCAGCCCCTATGGCGCCATCGCCGGCGGGCTGGTGATCGGCATCGTTCAGGAATGGTCGACCATGGTGATCTCGCCCGCCTACAAGCCCGCGGTCGCCTTTGCGATCATGGTGGTGATGCTGCTGGTCCGCCCGACCGGCCTGTTCGCAGGGAGGAAGGTGTGA
- a CDS encoding DUF2000 domain-containing protein, giving the protein MTAASSRIAIIIDPALPAGLLANTIAGIAIGLGAARPELGAVALTDAAGRSTATITNLPVPVLQAPAEVIRSLLLKALPAPEEATVVPFPGFARSLHVFADYVAAFPTRDLGTETIDGFGLLGPDKWVRSLTGSLKLLR; this is encoded by the coding sequence ATGACTGCCGCCAGCAGCCGCATCGCCATCATCATCGACCCGGCCCTGCCGGCCGGACTGCTTGCCAACACCATCGCCGGTATCGCCATCGGCCTGGGGGCCGCCCGGCCTGAACTCGGCGCCGTCGCCCTCACCGACGCCGCCGGCCGCAGCACGGCCACGATCACCAACCTGCCGGTTCCCGTGCTTCAGGCACCGGCGGAGGTGATCCGCAGCCTGCTGCTGAAGGCCCTGCCGGCCCCCGAAGAGGCCACCGTCGTCCCCTTTCCGGGCTTTGCCCGCAGCCTGCACGTCTTCGCCGACTATGTCGCCGCCTTCCCCACGCGCGATCTCGGCACCGAGACGATCGACGGCTTCGGCCTCCTGGGCCCGGACAAATGGGTGCGCTCGCTGACCGGGAGCCTGAAACTGTTGAGGTGA
- a CDS encoding LysR family transcriptional regulator, whose amino-acid sequence MAAGMDWDDLRLFLAVARAGSLTGAGRALGVRHSTVLRRMAGFEARLGLRLFDRGPGGYALTAAGRELLEEAAEVETRLVALERRLSGRDQRLTGTVRIATLGALAPWLAEALAAFRGLHPGIRTEIAISHETVSLARHETDIAIRISRNPPDSLIGRRIATLVHGIYGARDRLPLPPGAALAEAPWVTYAQGRADLPQARWVAANIPDSQVVLRTDHTGMLIQAVRAGIGLGLFACYLCDADPGLVRLRTLNGLGFDLWILTHPDLRDTPRVRVLMDHLAAALAARQPALTGQMPAMDRQERGEGEWTGSAD is encoded by the coding sequence ATGGCGGCAGGCATGGACTGGGACGATCTGAGGCTGTTTCTGGCCGTCGCCCGCGCCGGCAGCCTGACGGGGGCCGGCCGGGCCCTGGGTGTGCGCCATTCGACGGTGCTGCGGCGGATGGCGGGGTTCGAGGCGCGGCTCGGGCTCAGGCTGTTCGATCGCGGGCCGGGCGGGTATGCGCTCACCGCCGCCGGCCGTGAGCTGCTGGAAGAGGCGGCGGAGGTCGAAACCCGGCTGGTGGCGCTGGAACGGCGGCTGTCGGGCCGTGATCAGCGGCTGACCGGCACGGTGCGGATCGCGACGCTCGGCGCGCTGGCGCCCTGGCTGGCCGAGGCGCTGGCGGCGTTCCGGGGGCTGCATCCCGGCATCCGCACCGAGATTGCCATTTCCCATGAAACCGTCAGCCTTGCCAGGCACGAGACCGATATCGCGATCCGGATCAGTCGCAACCCGCCCGACAGCCTGATCGGCCGGCGGATCGCGACCCTGGTCCACGGCATCTATGGCGCCCGCGATCGCCTGCCGCTGCCGCCGGGGGCCGCGCTTGCCGAGGCCCCCTGGGTGACCTATGCCCAAGGGCGGGCGGATCTGCCCCAGGCGCGCTGGGTGGCGGCCAATATTCCCGACAGCCAGGTCGTGCTGCGCACCGACCATACCGGCATGCTGATCCAGGCGGTCAGGGCCGGCATCGGTCTCGGGCTCTTCGCCTGCTATCTCTGTGATGCCGATCCGGGGCTGGTGCGGTTGCGCACGCTCAACGGGCTGGGCTTTGACCTCTGGATCCTGACCCATCCCGATCTGCGCGACACGCCCAGGGTGCGGGTGCTGATGGATCATCTGGCGGCGGCCCTTGCCGCCCGTCAGCCGGCCCTGACCGGGCAGATGCCGGCCATGGATCGGCAAGAGCGGGGGGAGGGGGAATGGACGGGCTCGGCAGATTGA
- a CDS encoding nucleotidyl transferase AbiEii/AbiGii toxin family protein, producing MTGYRRPEHQAVAVLLDRLDAAVLEAGACRFGGGTAIVLALGEYRVSADVDFLCASTEGYRFLRQRIFDGGFGSLFRAPVTLPRGHRADQYGLRALIEIDGRPVKFEIVREARIDLDPPDARLCGCPVLSTADQYAEKLLANADRGADKAVAWRDAIDLGMLIQHLGPVPDAAVTKAVGAYGPSVLAALSRVHETLDLPDNRRHARDRLGMTGEDLDRAVDALGTDLRRLTGG from the coding sequence ATGACCGGCTATCGTCGCCCCGAGCATCAGGCGGTCGCGGTCCTGCTCGATCGGCTGGACGCGGCGGTTCTGGAGGCGGGCGCCTGCCGCTTCGGCGGTGGCACCGCGATCGTGCTGGCGCTTGGGGAATACCGGGTCTCCGCCGATGTCGACTTCCTTTGTGCCAGCACGGAAGGGTATCGCTTCCTCCGTCAGCGCATCTTCGACGGCGGGTTCGGAAGCCTGTTCAGAGCCCCCGTCACCCTGCCCCGCGGCCACCGCGCCGATCAGTACGGCCTGCGTGCCCTGATCGAGATCGACGGCCGACCGGTGAAGTTCGAAATCGTCCGCGAAGCCCGCATCGACCTGGATCCGCCAGATGCCCGGCTGTGCGGCTGCCCGGTGCTGAGCACCGCCGACCAGTACGCCGAAAAACTGCTCGCCAATGCCGACCGCGGGGCAGACAAGGCCGTCGCCTGGCGGGATGCGATCGATCTCGGCATGCTGATCCAGCATCTGGGCCCTGTCCCGGATGCAGCGGTCACAAAGGCCGTCGGCGCCTACGGCCCCTCGGTCCTGGCCGCCCTCTCACGGGTTCACGAGACGCTCGACCTGCCGGACAACCGCCGCCATGCCCGCGATCGCCTGGGCATGACCGGGGAGGATCTGGACAGGGCCGTAGACGCGCTCGGCACCGATCTCCGGCGGCTGACGGGCGGCTGA
- a CDS encoding MFS transporter, producing the protein MTTSSPGRLPLGGLLALALASFITVLTEALPAGLLPGIAAVFDIPEALAGQMVTVYAAGSLLAAVPVTLATRGLRRRPLLLVSVAGFVLANGITAISGSFILTLVARFAAGIAAGVLWALLAGYAARMAPDALRGRAIAIAMAGTPLALSLGVPAGTFLGGIIGWRASFALMSLGAALLMVWIRLGVPDFPGEPAGQRVPASRVLALPGVAGVLAVMMLYVLAHNLLYTYIAPLLALAGLGARVDLVLAVFGLAAILGIWATGLVVDRHLRQAMQLSLWGFVLSAVLLAAGSDAAVVVAAIGLWGLAFGGAATLFQTALARAAGPAADIAQSMLVTGWNLAIAGGGLVGGLLLDLRGPDVLGPVALVLLLPAAAILAGARRHGFPAAMR; encoded by the coding sequence ATGACGACATCATCCCCAGGCAGGCTGCCGCTCGGTGGCCTGCTCGCCCTCGCGCTCGCGAGTTTCATCACCGTGCTGACCGAGGCATTGCCGGCCGGGCTGCTGCCGGGCATTGCCGCCGTTTTCGACATTCCCGAGGCCCTGGCCGGGCAGATGGTCACGGTCTATGCCGCCGGATCGCTGCTGGCCGCGGTGCCGGTCACCCTGGCGACCCGCGGCCTGCGCCGGCGACCGCTTCTGTTGGTTTCGGTCGCAGGTTTCGTTCTGGCCAATGGCATCACGGCCATCTCCGGCAGCTTCATCCTCACGCTCGTCGCACGCTTTGCCGCCGGGATCGCGGCCGGGGTGCTCTGGGCGCTGCTTGCCGGTTATGCCGCACGCATGGCGCCGGATGCGTTGCGCGGCCGGGCGATCGCCATCGCCATGGCCGGCACACCACTCGCCCTGTCGCTGGGGGTGCCGGCCGGCACTTTCCTGGGGGGCATCATCGGCTGGCGGGCGAGCTTTGCGCTGATGAGCCTGGGGGCCGCGCTGCTGATGGTCTGGATCCGGCTGGGCGTCCCCGATTTCCCCGGCGAGCCGGCCGGCCAGCGGGTGCCGGCGTCCCGGGTGCTGGCCCTGCCGGGGGTGGCGGGCGTGCTGGCCGTGATGATGCTCTATGTCCTCGCCCACAACCTGCTTTACACATACATCGCCCCTCTGCTGGCGCTCGCCGGGCTGGGCGCGCGGGTCGATCTGGTGCTGGCGGTCTTCGGCCTGGCTGCCATCCTCGGCATCTGGGCAACCGGGCTGGTGGTCGACCGGCATCTCCGCCAGGCAATGCAGCTCAGTCTCTGGGGGTTCGTGCTCTCGGCCGTTCTGCTGGCGGCGGGCAGTGACGCTGCGGTGGTCGTGGCAGCCATCGGCCTCTGGGGGCTTGCCTTCGGCGGGGCTGCAACCCTGTTTCAGACCGCACTCGCCCGCGCGGCCGGCCCTGCCGCCGATATCGCCCAGTCCATGCTGGTCACAGGCTGGAACCTTGCCATCGCCGGGGGCGGGCTGGTCGGCGGTCTGCTGCTCGACCTTCGGGGGCCGGACGTCCTGGGCCCGGTGGCCCTGGTGCTGCTGCTGCCCGCGGCCGCCATTCTGGCCGGCGCGCGTCGCCACGGCTTTCCCGCCGCAATGCGCTGA
- a CDS encoding branched-chain amino acid ABC transporter permease, protein MGMGGLETYAVFFLTSVGIYAIVCLALNVQWGLSGQFNFGIVAFYALGAYTSAILTGPDSGGSYLGGFGLPLPIGLIGGMIVAGLLGLVIGLICLNLRADYLAIATIGIAEIVRLFLKNEAWLTNGVRGIPGIPRPFFDSGYFELAYLALVLVLVVLVYLAIERARKAPWGRVLRAIRENEDTAAAAGKDVVGFRIQAFVFGAAIMGLAGGLYAHFIGFISSEAFMPEVGTFLIWVMLIAGGSGNNKGAILGALVIWVIWSGSEFIISQVLPASLTTQAGALRLLLIGVLLQVILLTRPAGLLSEERLYRTGRTAQADPKAHRREVR, encoded by the coding sequence ATGGGTATGGGTGGTCTTGAAACCTATGCAGTCTTCTTCCTCACCTCGGTCGGCATCTATGCCATCGTCTGCCTGGCGCTGAACGTGCAGTGGGGCCTGTCGGGCCAGTTCAATTTCGGCATCGTCGCCTTCTATGCGCTCGGCGCCTATACCTCGGCCATCCTGACCGGGCCCGACAGCGGCGGCAGCTATCTGGGCGGTTTCGGCCTGCCCCTGCCGATCGGGTTGATCGGCGGCATGATCGTGGCCGGCCTGCTGGGCCTGGTGATCGGGCTGATCTGCCTCAACCTCCGCGCCGACTATCTGGCGATCGCGACCATCGGCATTGCCGAAATCGTCCGCCTGTTCCTGAAGAACGAGGCCTGGCTGACCAACGGCGTGCGCGGCATTCCCGGCATTCCGCGGCCCTTCTTCGACAGCGGCTATTTCGAACTCGCCTATCTGGCGCTGGTGCTGGTGCTGGTGGTGCTGGTCTATCTGGCGATCGAACGCGCCCGCAAGGCCCCCTGGGGGCGCGTGCTCCGCGCGATCCGCGAGAACGAGGACACCGCGGCGGCGGCCGGCAAGGATGTGGTCGGCTTCCGCATCCAGGCCTTCGTCTTCGGCGCGGCGATCATGGGGCTTGCCGGCGGGCTCTACGCCCATTTCATCGGCTTCATCAGTTCCGAAGCCTTCATGCCCGAGGTCGGCACCTTCCTGATCTGGGTGATGCTGATCGCCGGCGGCAGCGGCAACAACAAGGGCGCCATCCTGGGCGCGCTGGTGATCTGGGTCATCTGGTCGGGCAGCGAGTTCATCATCAGCCAGGTTCTGCCGGCCAGCCTGACGACCCAGGCCGGTGCTCTGCGCCTGCTGCTGATCGGCGTGCTGCTGCAGGTGATCCTGCTCACCCGTCCGGCCGGCCTGTTGTCGGAAGAACGGCTCTACCGCACCGGGCGCACCGCCCAGGCCGACCCCAAGGCCCATCGCCGCGAGGTCCGCTGA
- a CDS encoding ABC transporter ATP-binding protein: MSLLEVEGVRGGYGEVDILNGVNMRVEEGEIVVIIGPNGAGKSTAMKSVFGLVKIRQGQVRFQGHDITNLRPDRIVHHGMCYVPQENNVFPTLTVQENLEMGAFIRRDDYRPTMERIYDLFPVMREKRRQPAGSLSGGQRQMVAMGRALMLEPKLLLLDEPTAGLAPAIIDQMFQNIIKINELGVGILMVEQNAKQALAMSHRGYVLVQGRDRYTDTGAALLDNREVAEMFLGGGGHAE, translated from the coding sequence ATGAGCCTGCTCGAAGTCGAGGGCGTCCGCGGCGGCTATGGCGAAGTGGACATCCTGAACGGCGTCAACATGCGGGTCGAGGAAGGCGAGATCGTCGTCATCATCGGCCCCAACGGCGCCGGCAAGTCGACGGCCATGAAATCGGTCTTCGGCCTGGTGAAGATCCGCCAGGGCCAGGTCCGCTTTCAGGGCCACGACATCACCAATCTGCGGCCCGACCGCATCGTCCATCACGGCATGTGCTACGTGCCGCAGGAAAACAACGTCTTCCCGACGCTCACCGTCCAGGAAAACCTGGAGATGGGGGCCTTCATCCGGCGCGACGACTATCGCCCGACCATGGAGCGCATCTACGACCTGTTCCCGGTGATGCGCGAGAAGCGCAGGCAGCCCGCAGGCTCGCTCTCGGGCGGTCAGCGCCAGATGGTGGCGATGGGCCGCGCGCTGATGCTGGAACCCAAGCTGCTGCTGCTGGACGAACCGACCGCCGGCCTCGCGCCTGCGATCATCGACCAGATGTTCCAGAACATCATCAAGATCAATGAACTGGGCGTCGGCATCCTGATGGTGGAACAGAACGCCAAACAGGCGCTGGCCATGTCGCATCGCGGCTATGTGCTGGTGCAGGGCCGCGACCGCTATACCGATACCGGGGCGGCGCTGCTCGACAATCGCGAGGTGGCCGAGATGTTCCTGGGCGGCGGAGGCCACGCGGAATGA
- a CDS encoding ABC transporter ATP-binding protein has protein sequence MEAMSALISVQNIVKRFGGLTAVDDCSLDVPKGSITGLIGPNGAGKSTLFNIIAGALPPSSGKVLLEGRDVTGLKPHQLFRQGLVRTFQIPHELGRMTVLENLMMVPSGQAGENLISAWLSWGRVQREDAEIRRKAMEVLDILEITHVAGELAGNLSGGQKKLLELGRTMMVDNCRVILLDEPAAGVNRTLLVKLADVIRRLNRERGMTFCIIEHDMDLVTELCDPVIVMAQGTVLTQGTMAEIRANQTVLDAYLGSAGDPEAFRRKA, from the coding sequence ATGGAAGCGATGTCGGCCTTGATTTCCGTACAGAACATCGTGAAGCGCTTCGGCGGGCTCACAGCCGTCGACGACTGCTCGCTGGACGTGCCGAAAGGTTCCATCACCGGCCTGATCGGGCCCAATGGTGCCGGCAAGAGCACGCTCTTCAACATCATCGCCGGGGCCCTGCCGCCCTCCAGCGGCAAGGTGCTGCTGGAAGGCCGCGACGTGACCGGGCTCAAGCCCCATCAGCTGTTCCGGCAGGGGCTGGTGCGCACCTTCCAGATTCCGCACGAACTCGGTCGGATGACCGTGCTCGAGAATCTGATGATGGTGCCCTCCGGCCAGGCGGGCGAGAATCTGATCTCGGCCTGGCTGTCCTGGGGACGGGTGCAGCGCGAGGATGCCGAAATCCGCCGCAAGGCGATGGAGGTGCTCGACATCCTCGAGATCACCCATGTCGCGGGCGAACTGGCCGGCAATCTGTCCGGCGGGCAGAAGAAGCTGCTGGAACTCGGCCGGACCATGATGGTCGACAACTGCCGGGTGATCCTGCTCGACGAACCGGCGGCGGGCGTCAACCGCACCCTGCTGGTCAAGCTGGCCGATGTGATCCGCCGGCTGAACCGCGAGCGCGGCATGACCTTCTGCATCATCGAGCACGACATGGACCTCGTGACCGAGCTGTGCGACCCGGTCATCGTCATGGCCCAGGGCACCGTGCTGACCCAGGGCACCATGGCCGAGATCCGCGCAAACCAGACGGTGCTCGACGCCTATCTGGGCTCGGCCGGCGATCCGGAAGCCTTCCGCCGCAAGGCGTGA